The DNA region TAGGTGGAGATGCTACTAAAATTCTTATTCAAAATGTAGTTATGGAAAATGATTGCTTATTAGAATATAATGGAAAGTCATATTTTGAAGGTTCTTTAGTTGAACCATTATCTTGTGTTATTGGTGCATTCAATGCTAATTTCCATATGGCAGATGGTGAGGATTATGAGCACAAGATGGGAATTCATGAAGGTGGAAATCTAATATTACTAGGGGCAACTGGACCAATGGGATTCCTAGCTATCGACCTTGCTTTACATGGTCCTAAAAAGCCTAAAAATCTTGTCGTTACCGGAATTGTTCAAGATAAAATAGATTTGGCCAATAAATTATATACAGAAGAAGAAGCAAAAAAACAGGGGATTAACCTGAAATATGTCAATACTAGTGGCATAGAAAATGATGTAGAATATTTAAGAGGACTTACAAAAGATAATTATGGTTACGACGATGTATTTGTTTTTGCACCAGTAAAACCTTTAGCAAAATCTGCTTCGGGCCTATTAGCTTATGATGGCTGCTTGAATTTCTTTGCTGGTCCAGTAGATAATAAATTTTCAGCTGAATTTAATTTTTATGACGTACATTACAATTCAACTCATGTAGTAGGTACAAGTGGAGGAAATACAAAGGATATGAAACAAGCACTTAGATTGATTGAAAATGGAGATGTAAATGTGGCAAAGATTGCTACACATATCCTTGGCCTGAATGATGTGGCAAAAACTACATTAAATCTTCCAAACATACCTGGTGGTAAAAAGGTAGTATATACTCATAAATCATTAGAATTAACAGAAATAGAAAATATGAAGAATATAAATAATGATAATTTTATTAAAGAATTGAATAAAATAGTAGATAATCATGGTGGATTATGGAATGCAGAAGCTGAGGAATATTTAATAAAATATGCTCCAGAAATATAAAAAATATATTTTGTACTGAATAAAGAATAAATTGGTAATGAAAGCAGACTGAACTTCAATAAGTTCGTCTGTTTTTTATTAAATAAAATTTTTTTAAATATAGATTTCAAGACAAGAATGAGAATAAATTTAGTATTATAAAAAATTATTTTTTGTATAATAGTATTGACGAAAAAAATGTTTTGTTTATTATGTTAAGTTGAGAAGAAAATTCTTAATGTAATATATAAAAATTTATTAATAAATTATCTATGATAAGTTACGTTGTTAAAAACCGTTAATTCTGATAAAAAATAAGTACCACTAAAAATTTATGATTATTTGTTTTTTAACGAATTTAGTAAAGGGGCAATAAAATTGTTAAATAAAGAAAAAAATGTATTGGATAAAATTCTTTCAGTATATGGAACCTTGTACGAAGCAGAAAAAAAGATTGCAGATTATGTTATAGACAATCAGCAAAAGGTCATTGATATGACAGTTTCAGAATTATCTTTTGAAAGTGGTGTCAGTGAAGCTACTATAATTAGATTTTGTAAAAAGTGTGATTTTAAGGGTTTCCATCATTTAAAGATAGAAATGGCAAAGGAAATGGTGACTTCAGAAGAAAAGAATATATCAAATGACTTGAATTCTAATAATATAGGTCAATCACTTAAAAATAGAAATAAAACAAACTATATCCATGATGGATGAAAATGACATCAAGAAAATATTAAATGTAATTAAAAATGCAAGAATTGTTCAATTCGCAGCATTAGGTAATACTATACCTGTAATTTTAGATGGGGCATATAAATTTAGTCAAATAGGGATATCCACTGTGGCAAATACTATTTGGGAAAATCAGCTTGCTTTTGCATATACATTAACTGAAAAGGATGTGGTGATAGCTGTATCTAATTCTGGAGCATCTAAGAGACTTATAACTTTAATTGATGTTGCAAATAAAAAACATGCTACAACAATTTGTATAACAAATCATGAAAAGTCTCCTTTAGCCAATAAATGTCAATATAAAATAAATACAGCTACAAGGGAAAAACTATTTTTTGATGAATTTAGTTTTACTAGAGTATCTGCTATGGTTGTTGTAGAGGTATTATTTTTATTATTAGTTTCAGAAAAGGGAGATGCATATAATTGGGTTAGTGAACATGAGGAATCTATGGTAGATGATAAAATTTAAATGATAAATGGAAATTGGAATTTCTATTAAAAAATCTATTCATATCTATTATATATAATTTATTAATTTGATTAGCAATCAGAAGTCTTAGCTATCTTATCTTTTTAGAACATGAGATAATTAAGACTTCAATTTCTTATTTGTTTAAAATTTTTTATGATATTTAACAACATAAATGTGAGTGTATTCACAGATGTGCAAATATATATTATAATAAAAGTGACCACTGGTATTTACTAATGAGCAATTATTGAATACCAGTGGAAAGCGTGATAAAGCAAATCCAATATTTCATTTAAGAAAGTAGGGAGGCATATGTCAAAATGGGATGAAACAAGAATGTTAGTAAAAATAGCACAATTATATTATATAGATAATATGACACAAAGTGAAATATCTAAGAAATTAGGTATTTAT from Clostridium pasteurianum BC1 includes:
- a CDS encoding zinc-binding dehydrogenase, yielding MKTKAVRLYGKEDLRLEEFELPEMQDDEIIAEVISDSLCMSSYKASELGGDHKKVPNNVHENPVIIGHEFCGKILKVGKKWSHKYKEGDKFVIQPNLGVEGGLAPGYSYKYIGGDATKILIQNVVMENDCLLEYNGKSYFEGSLVEPLSCVIGAFNANFHMADGEDYEHKMGIHEGGNLILLGATGPMGFLAIDLALHGPKKPKNLVVTGIVQDKIDLANKLYTEEEAKKQGINLKYVNTSGIENDVEYLRGLTKDNYGYDDVFVFAPVKPLAKSASGLLAYDGCLNFFAGPVDNKFSAEFNFYDVHYNSTHVVGTSGGNTKDMKQALRLIENGDVNVAKIATHILGLNDVAKTTLNLPNIPGGKKVVYTHKSLELTEIENMKNINNDNFIKELNKIVDNHGGLWNAEAEEYLIKYAPEI